Sequence from the Parvicella tangerina genome:
GCAAGGTAGGCTTGCTTCTGTTCTTCTGCGATGGCCATTTCTTTTTCGTATTCTTCATATTGAAGGTCGCCATATTGAAACACGTGATAGTTAAGCAAATAGACAACGGCAAAACCAATAGCGAAATAGAAGCCCCATTTCCACCAAGGGGGTAGATTGTTATCCAGCTCACGAATTCCATCGTATTCGTGATCCATCATTACGGTCTCTTCGTTTTCTATTTCAACAGCGTCAGTAAGGACCTTGTTCAATTTGAACCATGGGTTCTTCTCTTTCATCGCTTTGGCAGGAAGTAATTCACTGGCCAGATTGTTGAACACACGCTGGAAGTAGATGAAAATGAAAAGTAAAAGTACATCCACGATAACCATCCCGATGATATCACTCATTGCTGGTTCAAAAATGGGATTTTCTTCCTGTGGTGCACCAGCGGCAAAAGCCGAACCTGAGAATAGTAAGCCAATAGCAAGAAGCGCAATGGTTTTAAGCGCATCTCCACCTGAACTTTTTTTCTTTTTATCCTGAAAAGATTTACTTTTCAAAAGGGTTTGAATGGAGCCGGCCATGATTGCGATCCCTGCCAGTAGTATTACCGCAGCCACAACAAGCATCCAGAATGTTATTTGATATTTCATGATATTCTAGTTTTTTAAATTGGCTATGATTGTTCTTCTTCGTTCTGTTCTCTCGGATCATTAGGATCTGACAGAGGTAATAAACTGATATCCTTAAATCTGTTTTTGCCTCCTCCAAATACATAGATGAATAGGATTACAAAGAACAGGAAGAATATTCCTAACGATATCAATGGATAGATTTCAATTCCGTCTATCGATGACATATGATGTTTGATAAATTTTAGCATTGGAATATTATTTAAGGGTTAATGAATTTTCTTCTGTACTCTCCTTTTCCTCAGGTTTTTCCAACTTGTGAATGTCAGACCCTAATCGTTGCAAGTAAGCAATTAGTGCAATCATTTTGGAGTTTTTCAACTTCTTGTAAGTTGCTTCAGGAAGTTCTACATCTTTATTCAATAAACTCTGCTTGATGAAATCAACATGTTTTGTAGCCTGAACCTCCATACTTTCTTTATAGTTTTTGATGTCCTCATCAGTGTAAGGTACGCCTAGAGAAACCATTGCTTCAAGTTTGGCCTTCGTTCCATCAATGTTCACCTCTTCGTCTGCTAAATGTGCGTATGGAGGCATGATGGAACCAGGGTTAGATTGTTGAGGGTTCATCAGGTGAGCGTAGTGCCAGTAATCATCTTTTTTCTGTTTGGTATTACCTTCACCTTCTCGATGTAAGTCTGGTCCTGTTCTCTTAGATCCCCACTGGAATGGATGGTCATAAACAAACTCACCAGCTTTAGAGTACTCTCCATAGCGCTCAGTTTCAAAACGCAATGGCCTTACCAATTGAGAGTGACAGTTGTAACATCCCTCAGAGATATAGACGTCTCTTCCTTCTAGTTCAAGCGGTGTATAGGGCTTAACACTGGAGATGGTCGGAATGTTAGACTTCACGATAAGCGTTGGAACAATTTCTACCAAACCTCCTATCAAAATGACAATCAGACTGACAATCAACATTCGAACAGGTTTTCTTTCGATCGTTCTGTGCCAATAACCATCATCGTGAACTTTTACGTTCTTAACTAGCGCAGGTGCTTCAGCAGCTTCATTCGTGATAAATGAACCTCCTTTAGCTGTTTTGATCAAATTATAAACCATAAGTAATGCTCCTATGATATATAGTCCGCCTCCAAATGCACGCATCATGTAGAATGGTCTTAACTTGGTAACAGTATCTAAGAATACCTGGTGCTCAAGTTTTCCTGCTTCAGTAAAGTCTTGCCACATAAATCCTTGAACAAATCCAGCCCAATACAACGGAATGACATAAAGTAAAATACCCACTGTGGCGATCCAGAAATGGTAATTAGCAAGTTTCATAGAGTGAACTTTTGTTCCCCACATTTTTGGAACGAGATAATAAAGCATCCCGAATGTCAGCATACCATTCCATCCCAAACCTCCCACGTGTACGTGAGCAATTGTCCAGTCAGTGAAGTGAGATAGGGTATTGAAAAATTTCAATGATAACATTGGTCCTTCGAATGTGCTCATACCATAAACAGTAATTGCCACCACCATAAACTTCAGAACTACGTTGTCTCTAACCTTATCCCAGGCACCTCTTAAAGTAAGAAGTCCGTTTAGCATACCACCCCATGATGGCGCAATCAGCATTACCGAGAAGACAACTCCCAATGACTGAGCCCAGTCTGGAAGAGCAGAATATAAAAGGTGGTGTGGTCCCGCCCAGATATAGATAAAGATCAAAGCCCAGAAGTGGATGATCGATAGTCGGTAGGAGTACACAGGTCTATCAGCTGCTTTCGGTACGAAGTAGTACATTAGCCCTAAATAAGGTGTCGTAAGGAAAAATGCAACTGCGTTGTGACCGTACCACCATTGTACGAGCGCATCCTGCACTCCTGCAAACATGGAGTAAGAGTTAGTAAACCCAACAGGCATTGCTAGAGAGTTTACAATGTGAAGAACTGCAACCGTAACAAAGGTCGCTATGTAAAACCAAATGGCTACATATAAATGTCTTACTCTTCTTTTAAGGATGGTTGCAAACATGTTCCATCCGAATACAACCCAAATACCAGCGATTAAGATGTCTATCCACCATTCCAGCTCAGCATATTCCTTACCTTGGGTAATCCCAAGTGGTAAGGTCACTACTGCACATAAGATAATAAACTGCCATCCCCAGAAGTTGATGTTGCTGAGTACATCACTGTACATTCTCGTTTTCAGCAAGCGCTGAAGTGAGTAATAAACACCAGCAAAAATACCGTTGCCCACGAACGCGAAGATCACCGCATTCGTGTGAAGTGGTCTGATCCTACCAAACCCCAGCCAGGAGGTGAAATTTAGTTCTGGCCAAACCAATTGACTCGCAGCCAATAACCCAACCAACATTCCAATAACCCCCCACATCACGGTGACGATCAGGAACTTCTTTACGATCGAGTTGTCATAATAAAACTTCTCTACACTCATTGTTTTTGATTTTTATTTTCGTTTGATTTTTTTTCTTTTTCTGAATCGTCAAAAAGAATCCGGACAGACGGGGTGTAATCATCCTCGTACTGACCATTTTTGATCGCCCACAGGAAGGCTGCCAAGAAGCCAATGGCCAGTAGCAAGCTAATTCCGGTAAGTAGAAATATTATAGACATAAGTCACTTTGTTTATTCGCAGATTAATTCTGCTATTACAAAGAGACTAAATGACACTTTTGTGACACATGAGTAATGTCAACGACCTGTATGATATTCGTCAGGTTTTGTCAAATAATTGGTGATAAATGAGTTTTGAACTAATCGAGGTAAACGCAACTACAGTGATGGAACTAAGCGGCATCAGAATAGCGGCAACGATTGGACTTAAGGATCCGGTTATGGCAAATGATAAACCAACAATGTTATAAATGAAAGATAGAATGAAGCCATATCTTATGATTCGCATGTTGGCCTTGGAAAATCGAAGTACTTTATCTAAATATTGGATCGAGCCACCATCCATAATGATGTCACAAGCAGGGACGAAATAATTAACGTCATCTGAAACAGCAACTCCCACATCAGCTTGCAACAGTGCACCAGCATCATTTAACCCATCGCCTATCATCAGAATGTTTTCATTGTTATTTTGAAATTTCTTGACAATACTTCTTTTTTCAGGCGGTGTCACCCGATATTGCTTCGAATCAAAATGCAGAACACCAGAAATAGCAGTGTCTTCGCGCTCTGTATCCCCGGAAATAAGATGTTGTTTATATCCCAAATGTTTAAGGCGTTCATTCAATTGATCTACTCCTTTTCGAAAAGAAGGTGCTAGTGAGAAATATCCGACTAACTGTTCATTAATATAAAAACCAACACTTCCTTTTTTGTAGTTCTCATCTGTAATTTTACCAATTTGATATTGGTGGTCTAAAAACGTTGCTTCAACGCCTTTGCCAGCTATTTCTTTAAAGTTGGTTATTTCGACTTCATGCGAGTTAACTAGTGATTCAGAGATGCTCTTACTGATGGGATGCGTACTGTTTGAGGTAATTGTTTTGATAATGGCTGCGTATTTTTCCAGACCCTCACCATCTACTGAATGATAACTAACGTCTTTAGCATTCAATTTAGTGAGTGTGCCCGTCTTATCAAAGGCAATTGAAGAAATTTTAGCAAGCTTTTCAATGATATAGGTGTTCTTTAAGTAGATGGATTTTCTACCCAGATAGCGAATCGAGTTACCTAGTGTGAAAGGTATAGTGAGGGCAAGTGCACAGGGGCATGCAACTATTAATACAGCAGTAACAGAAGTCCATATTTTCGATGGGTCAACTATCCACCAAAAAATCAAGGTCGCTAAAGTGATGAATAATACTGCAAAAGTGAAATATTTACTCACTGCATCTGCAACGGTATTAACAGATTTTTTTTCTTCTTGTTTGTCCTTATTCCACAACTGAGTGAGATAGCTGCTGTCTGGTTTTTTGGTTAATTGAACTTTAATTTCGGTGCCTTGATTCTTTCCTCCAGCGTAAATGATCTCATTTTTTTGTCCTCTAATTGGGTCTGACTCTCCAGTAACAAATCCATAGTCAATGGCCGCTTTTTCCGATAGAAGAATGCCATCAGCCGGAATGATCTCTTCATTTCGTATGTATACGATGTCCCCAACAGTAAGTGCTTCAAGCTTTCTTTGTTCTTTGCCGTTACTTGTTTCCACATTGACCGATAACGGGAAGTAGGATTTATAAGTTCTCTCGAAGGAAAGCGTGTCATAGGTTTTTTGTTGAAACCATTTACCCACCAGCAGGAAGAAGATCAGTCCAGATAGGGAATCAAAATAACCTGGGCCAATTCCATTTACTAGTTCATAAGTACTCCTTGCAAAAATGGTGATCATCCCTAGGGCAATTGGAATATCCATATTCACGTATCGTTGCTGGATGCTATCAACAGCACTTTTTATATAGTCTGATCCAGCAAAGAACAGGGTAGGGATACTCAACCCAAATGAAAGCCAAGCAAAGAAATTCGCAAATTTGTCATCTTCTAATCCGAGGTATTCTGGAAAAGCAAAAAGCATGATGTTGCCAAAACAGAATCCAGCAACTCCGATCTTTACGATTAGTTTAAAGTTGCTTTTTTGCTGAAAGTTCTCCGATACATTTAGACTTGGTTCGTATCCAATTGAACTCAAAAGAATAGCCGCTTCTTTCAGAGTGAGTCCATCATCGCATGAAATCAACACCTCTTTCTTTTGAAAATTAACCTCAGAAGAAATGATATGTTTGTTGATCTTATTCAAATGTTCAAGTAACCAAATACAAGAACTGCAGTGAATAGACGGAACTTTAAACGTGAACTTCTGCGTTTTTCCATCACTGAAGTGGGTAAACAAGCGAGCAGTTTCTGGGTCGTTCAGTACATCGAATTTGTCATAATACGCTTCGTTTCTTACTGTATTTCCAGGTGTTTCGCCATCGCCATAATATTGACAAAGATCATTGTCTTGGAGGATCTGATAAACAGTTTTGCATCCATCACAACAAAACGATTTGTCTTCGAAGGAAATTTTACCTTCACGACACTCTTCTCCACAATGTGCGCACTGTTCTTTCATGTTGCTATAAACAAAGAAGGAGTACCATTCAGCACTCCTTCAATCAATTTTATGCTGATAAACGCTATTGAGCTAGGATCATCATAGGAATGTCTAACTCTCGTGCCATCATTTTACTATGCGATGGTTTGAAGATATTATGGAAAATTCCATGTTTTTCGGCCACAATAACTAGTAAATCTACTTTTTTGTCAGACAAGTATTCTTTAATTCCTTCTTCGATGTCTTCGTTATAAACAAAATCGACATCCATGCCAAATTTCTTTTCAATAGCATTCAGTTCTTCCTCTTTGTATTCTGTAGTGACATTGATAAAGCTAATGTCTGAGTTATAGTTCAAAGCGATTTCTCTTGCAGGGTTGTAAATTTCATCTTCAATACTAAATTTAAAGTCTGTACTAACAGCAATTTTACAAGGCTCATTGATTTCTGCATCATGGGGAAGAACGATCAATGGAGCAGTAATATTTCTAATCATGCTTGCCGTGTTGCTTCCAAATAGCTTCCCTTCAATTCCAGAAGCTCCAGTGGTACCCATTACCACAAGGTCGAGATGGAATTCCTCAATAGACTTCTGAACGCAAACATCTAAACCGCCTTGCATGCTGATTGTTTGAATGTCTAGATTGGGGTAATCTTCAGAGAGTCTTTCATCCAGTCTTTGTAAACCTTTCTGAGACTCCTCTTGCAAAAGATCATTGATGCTTACCATCATGGTTGCCCCGCTGTGTGGAACTTCATAACTGTTTAAAATGTAAAGCTTGGCATTGAAGCGGTCAGCTAGTTTAAGTGCGTATCTTAAGGCAATATCTGCCGCACTAGAGAAATCAGTAGGTACAAGTATGTTTTTCATGTTTTTAGTTTTTACTCTTCAAAAGTAAAGATAAGATGTTTAGGCGAACTTTGAAATTGTCATTTTGTAATGTGATTTTTGTCATATATTTGTATGGCACTGCATTCTATGGAAAAGAACTCAAACGAATTGTTTAAAATTGCCTTCAACTCAGCCTCTGAAGGTTTAGTGGTGGTAGATAAATTCTCTCGTATTCTATTGGTAAATAATCGGTTGCTAGAATTGTTTGGCTACACGGAAGAAGAAATCTTAGGGGAAACCATTGAGCGACTGGTGCCAATGCAAAAGCGAAAAAAACACGTAGCTTACCGAAATGAGTACCTGGATCACCCGCATTCAAGACCTATGGGTAAAGCTGGAATGCTGTTAGAGGGAGAAAAAAAGGACGGTCGGATATTTCCCGTTGAAGTGAGTTTGAATTACTTTCAAATGGATGGAGAACAATATGTGATGGGCTTGGTGTCGGATATCACTAAACGGGTAGCGATGGAGAATGAACTGAAAAATGCTCAGGACAATCTCGAAAAACTCAATGTTGAGTTAGAATCCCTTGTAGTGAAAAGGACAAAGGATTTGGAGGAAAGTCAGAGCCTGTATAAGTCGATCGCAAATAATTTTCCAGATGGAGTGATCAGTGTGGTTGATCAGGATTTGTATTGTATTTACACGGATGGGGCTGAACTTGAGCAGCTAGGATTGAAGCAAAGTGATTTGATTGGTCAGCATTTTCTGAATCGATTTTCTGAAGAGGCAAGAACTATTTTGTCAGATACATTTGATGAAGCGAGAAATGGAGATAGTCAGATCTGTGAGATAGAACAGAAAGATAGACATTATGAGGTTCATATTGTTGGTATTTCAATAAGCGGCAGGAGAAGAAAACGTTATTTAATCGTGGAGATCAATGTCACAAAGCAAAAAACCATTGAAAAGGAACAGGCAAAAGCATTAGAAAAAGAAAAAGAACTCGGTGAAATGAAGTCCAGATTCGTATCCATGGCTTCGCATGAGTTCAGAACACCTTTAAGTGCGATATTGTCTTCTGCCAGTTTAATTGAAAAGTACGAGTTAACAGATCAACAGGCGAACAGGAAAAAGCATATAGACAGGATTAAGTCTTCCGTAGCTAACCTTACGGACATTCTAAATGATTTCTTATCGTTTGAAAAACTTAATGCGAATAAAGTTGAAGTACAACTAGAAGAAGTGAACCTGTGTGATTTGATCAATTATGCTGTGGAAGAATTAGACTCAACAAAAAAAGCAGGGCAACGTATTGAATATGCTGGAAATGTCCCTGATTGTACTTTTTGGTCTGACCCGAAAATTTTGAGAAATATACTTTTGAACTTGTTGTCAAATGGTTTGAAGTATTCTGGAGAAAACAGTCAGGTGAACGTAGAGTTGAATGATCAGACAGACCGTCTTTTGTTGACAGTTTCAGATAATGGGATTGGAATTCCTGAAAAAGATCAAAGCAATATGTTCGATCGATTTCATCGGGCAGAAAATGTAGCAAACATCCAGGGAACTGGATTAGGGTTGAATATTGTAAAGAAATATGTAGAGCTATTAGATGGAGAAATTACATTTGAAAGTGAATTAGGAAAAGGAACGAGTTTTTATATTTCGCTTCCAAAAAAGAACAACGAACAGAAATGAGCAAGATATTAATTATTGAAGACAACAATGAAATTCGAGAGAATACCGCAGAATTATTGATGCTGGCGGGATATGAGGTAGACACAGCGGAAAATGGGAAGGTTGGTGTTAAAAAGGCAATTGAATGTGAGCCAGACCTGATTGTTTGCGATATTATGATGCCAGAATTGGATGGGTACGGTGTGAAGCAATTGCTTGCAGATAACGTTAAACTAAAAGATGTGCCTTTTATTTTTCTTACTGCCAAGGCAGATAAGTCTGATTTTAGGAAAGGAATGGGGTTGGGTGCAGATGACTACCTTACAAAACCATTTGAGGAGATTGACCTGATGAACTCCATTAAGATTAGGTTAGAAAAAGCCAGTAAGCAAATTAAATCTGGAGCAGAAAGCCTAGACTCCAAAAGTATTCAGGAGTTTGTGGATCAAGTAATTCAAGACAAAAAGAAAGTTAAGTTCGAAAAGAGAGATATTGTATACCGGGAGTCTGACTATGCATCTTTCTCTTACTATATCGTCTCAGGAAAAGTAAAAACATTCAGGATTAATGAAGATGGAAAAGAGCTGATCTTTGACATTTTCAAGGAGAATGATGTGATTGGAATGTGGGATATTCTGAAAGGTGGGGAATACTCAGAAAGTGTTAGTTGCCTGGAGGATACTGAACTAATCAAAATTCACAAGGATGATGTGCATAAGTATATTAAAGGTCAAGTTGTTGACGCAGGTTCACTGATTCAGATCTTTGCTGATGAGTTGAAGGAGCGCGAAGACCGATTGATTTCAATGGCTTATGATAGCGTAAGAATGCGAGTTGCCACAGCGCTTTGTGTGCTGGAAGATGTATACAAGAAAAGTGATAACAGCGCTGTTTTTAAGGTGCAACGTGAAGATCTGGCCGCCATGGTAGGTACAAGCGCAGAAAGCGTCATAAGGACGCTTTCTGATTTTAAAAAGGAAGGATTGATAAGTATTAAAAAGAATGAAATTTTCATTCAGGATAGTGCAGGACTAAGGAACCTAAGGTTCTAATGCATCATTCCTTGTGGAACAACGCTCTTTCCATTTGCTCTTTCAATGTCCAGTTGTCTGTAGTGATGGTCTGAATCCAATTTTTACCATTCTTACGGAAAACCTGAACATTTAAGTGAAGTTTTGTTCTGAAAATATGTTCAACCAGATTGGTTGAATAGTCGTCAAAAATCGTTAGTTCAACTTCTGGATTTCCGTTTGGACTAACTAGCTTGTTCAAATCGGTCAGCAGTTCTGAACTTACATTTCCCTCTCCCTTATTATGAGAATGATCGTAAAACTCAATCTTCAAGTTAGGAAAACTTTCCGAAAACCAATCCTTCAGATCAGTTAACGTGGTTTCTTTATTTACGTGTAAAAATGCCATATTTAGAATGCTAAACTTATTAGTGATATGATGTTTACTGCAAGTGCGGCACCTGCAGCATAAATGATGTATCTCATGGGTTGAACTGCCAACATAAGAGATAATGTAGCCATAGTTGTTACAATCAAACCAATCAAGGTTGCGTCACTGTGCAATCCTCCCATGCTTAATGTAAAACCACCAAGACAACCGATGAATATCAGTAACATTGAAATCATGCCAAATCTATTTTCCTCGGCATATTTGAAAAATCCTGTTTCTTCTATTGTGCTTTGTGAACTCATTTCTTTAGGTTTTTTAATTAATAATTAAATGCTCTTTTGTACTCACTGACAACTTCAAGCTCCTCATCCACAGCAGGAGGAAATGCTTCAGCAACCTCCAGAAGTATCCGAAGGAATAACTCTTTTTGATCAGTCGTAAAGTATTGGTCTCCCAACTTCATATTTTTAATACCGTCTGCAAGCATTTCTTGCGTTGTAAAAACTTGCTCTTTATCCAGTAACTGAAAAATAATATGGGTTACCTGAATCACAGAGGAGTTATTCTCTCCAGCAATTTCGGTAACAAGCTCCTCTAGCTTTCGTTTTTCCTCCTCCTGAATTTCTCCATCAGAGAATGAAAGACTGTAGATAACTTGGCCAAATCCGTAGTACAAATGTTCCTTTGCGGTCATAGTTAAATAATTTAATGTGACAAAGATGTACTAATAAGTTAATGGATAAAATGAAGGTTGTCAACCAAAAAGGTGATTTTTATCAGGTTAGACCAGAAACAAGAAAACCGATTCATCTCGAATCGGTTTTCCCCACCTTACAGAAATAACCAGTTTTAATAATCGAAGTGAAACCATTTGCTTCGTAAACAGGTTACACCTCTATAACTGACTTCAGAAAAAAAAGTTACATCTGTAACAGAAAATTAACAACTTTGTGTGGTGTCTAAAAGAATGAATAGAGGTAAAAAAGATGAAAGGAGTCCTCGTCAAATAGTAGCATTAGAAGCAAATACTATTGATTTTGACCTTAAAATAGTTCGTGGTTTTGCACTTTCCTTTTTTATTTATGGATTGGTATACTGGATGCAAATTCAGGAGTTCTTAGTGCCTCTTCCAATGGTTTACTTCTTTATTCCAGTTGCTGGTTTGCTCATGTTCTTGAGATCCATTAAGTGGCCATGGGCGATGGTTTTATTATTTATTCCTTTCGTGGTGGTTAAAGATTTTACCATTCAAAACTATCCCAATATCACAGGAGTAGGCCTCATATTTACTTTTTTATTGTGGAGTGGCTGGGCCTGGAATGTTTTTTTTCGAGAGCCAAAGAAAAATCTGATGACATGGGTGCTGCCTGTTTCGCAAAGTTTAATCTGGTTGCTTTGGCTTATACAATCAGACTGGGTGAGGTTGATTTTAATCGTACTGATATTGATGGGTGCAACTGTTTATGTTAGAAGAAACTTAGACAATCCTAAAGCGTTTAGAAATGTAAGAGTTGGTTTACTGATTCAGCTGGTGACCAGCTTGTTTCTGATGCAACAATTCTCTTATTATTGGGTGAGTTTAGGTTAGAGCAGCCATTTCTTTTCCGATAATACTTCCGATCGCGACTCCCATCCCGCCAAGTCTTACACCGCAAAGTACATTTGAACTAACCGATTTAACAATGGGCTTCTTCGTCTTACCAACTCCCATAATTCCTGCCCACTGATGGGAGATCGTGAAATCATCTTTTGGAAGTATGATTTGCCTTAGCTTATGCTCAAGGTCGCTTTGAATGAGTTCGGAAGTTTCCAGTGAAGTTGTTGTTTCCCCTTCATAATCTAAGTTTCTCCCTCCGCCAAACAAAACTCGATTACCCACATTTCGGAAATAGTAGTAACCTTCAAGTAAGTGAAATGTTCCTTTAACTTTTAAATTCTTTACTGGTGAAGTGATCAATACTTGTGCTCTGGCTGGTTTTACATCTAATTCTGGTAATAAAGTAGCTGCGAACCCATTGTTGGCAATCAGAACTTTTGAAGTCTTAAATTGATAGTTTCCATTGAGTTCAACAGCTACACCGTGGTTATCATCTTTAAGTCCAGTAACTTCTGCACCATTGATAATTTCAATGTTTGATGAACGAACGATGGAAATAAGACGCTGAATCATTTTTCCAGTATCGATCTGACCTTCAAATTGATTGCTGATTAGGTGGTTGACATTTGAAAAACCAAAATCACGAATCTTGTGATCAGCTATTTCAAAGACGTTTTCATG
This genomic interval carries:
- a CDS encoding cbb3-type cytochrome c oxidase N-terminal domain-containing protein, with translation MKYQITFWMLVVAAVILLAGIAIMAGSIQTLLKSKSFQDKKKKSSGGDALKTIALLAIGLLFSGSAFAAGAPQEENPIFEPAMSDIIGMVIVDVLLLFIFIYFQRVFNNLASELLPAKAMKEKNPWFKLNKVLTDAVEIENEETVMMDHEYDGIRELDNNLPPWWKWGFYFAIGFAVVYLLNYHVFQYGDLQYEEYEKEMAIAEEQKQAYLATLKLSVDETNVTQLTDQADLDAGRQIFKNNCAVCHGDNAQGNTGPNLTDEHWIYGNDIVNVFTTVKYGTPNGMTAWGEDDMLLGHEIQQVASYVMSLHGTFAPGGLSPQGEKRDKVTPVTE
- a CDS encoding CcoQ/FixQ family Cbb3-type cytochrome c oxidase assembly chaperone yields the protein MSSIDGIEIYPLISLGIFFLFFVILFIYVFGGGKNRFKDISLLPLSDPNDPREQNEEEQS
- the ccoN gene encoding cytochrome-c oxidase, cbb3-type subunit I; this encodes MSVEKFYYDNSIVKKFLIVTVMWGVIGMLVGLLAASQLVWPELNFTSWLGFGRIRPLHTNAVIFAFVGNGIFAGVYYSLQRLLKTRMYSDVLSNINFWGWQFIILCAVVTLPLGITQGKEYAELEWWIDILIAGIWVVFGWNMFATILKRRVRHLYVAIWFYIATFVTVAVLHIVNSLAMPVGFTNSYSMFAGVQDALVQWWYGHNAVAFFLTTPYLGLMYYFVPKAADRPVYSYRLSIIHFWALIFIYIWAGPHHLLYSALPDWAQSLGVVFSVMLIAPSWGGMLNGLLTLRGAWDKVRDNVVLKFMVVAITVYGMSTFEGPMLSLKFFNTLSHFTDWTIAHVHVGGLGWNGMLTFGMLYYLVPKMWGTKVHSMKLANYHFWIATVGILLYVIPLYWAGFVQGFMWQDFTEAGKLEHQVFLDTVTKLRPFYMMRAFGGGLYIIGALLMVYNLIKTAKGGSFITNEAAEAPALVKNVKVHDDGYWHRTIERKPVRMLIVSLIVILIGGLVEIVPTLIVKSNIPTISSVKPYTPLELEGRDVYISEGCYNCHSQLVRPLRFETERYGEYSKAGEFVYDHPFQWGSKRTGPDLHREGEGNTKQKKDDYWHYAHLMNPQQSNPGSIMPPYAHLADEEVNIDGTKAKLEAMVSLGVPYTDEDIKNYKESMEVQATKHVDFIKQSLLNKDVELPEATYKKLKNSKMIALIAYLQRLGSDIHKLEKPEEKESTEENSLTLK
- the ccoS gene encoding cbb3-type cytochrome oxidase assembly protein CcoS; the encoded protein is MSIIFLLTGISLLLAIGFLAAFLWAIKNGQYEDDYTPSVRILFDDSEKEKKSNENKNQKQ
- a CDS encoding heavy metal translocating P-type ATPase, with translation MKEQCAHCGEECREGKISFEDKSFCCDGCKTVYQILQDNDLCQYYGDGETPGNTVRNEAYYDKFDVLNDPETARLFTHFSDGKTQKFTFKVPSIHCSSCIWLLEHLNKINKHIISSEVNFQKKEVLISCDDGLTLKEAAILLSSIGYEPSLNVSENFQQKSNFKLIVKIGVAGFCFGNIMLFAFPEYLGLEDDKFANFFAWLSFGLSIPTLFFAGSDYIKSAVDSIQQRYVNMDIPIALGMITIFARSTYELVNGIGPGYFDSLSGLIFFLLVGKWFQQKTYDTLSFERTYKSYFPLSVNVETSNGKEQRKLEALTVGDIVYIRNEEIIPADGILLSEKAAIDYGFVTGESDPIRGQKNEIIYAGGKNQGTEIKVQLTKKPDSSYLTQLWNKDKQEEKKSVNTVADAVSKYFTFAVLFITLATLIFWWIVDPSKIWTSVTAVLIVACPCALALTIPFTLGNSIRYLGRKSIYLKNTYIIEKLAKISSIAFDKTGTLTKLNAKDVSYHSVDGEGLEKYAAIIKTITSNSTHPISKSISESLVNSHEVEITNFKEIAGKGVEATFLDHQYQIGKITDENYKKGSVGFYINEQLVGYFSLAPSFRKGVDQLNERLKHLGYKQHLISGDTEREDTAISGVLHFDSKQYRVTPPEKRSIVKKFQNNNENILMIGDGLNDAGALLQADVGVAVSDDVNYFVPACDIIMDGGSIQYLDKVLRFSKANMRIIRYGFILSFIYNIVGLSFAITGSLSPIVAAILMPLSSITVVAFTSISSKLIYHQLFDKT
- a CDS encoding universal stress protein → MKNILVPTDFSSAADIALRYALKLADRFNAKLYILNSYEVPHSGATMMVSINDLLQEESQKGLQRLDERLSEDYPNLDIQTISMQGGLDVCVQKSIEEFHLDLVVMGTTGASGIEGKLFGSNTASMIRNITAPLIVLPHDAEINEPCKIAVSTDFKFSIEDEIYNPAREIALNYNSDISFINVTTEYKEEELNAIEKKFGMDVDFVYNEDIEEGIKEYLSDKKVDLLVIVAEKHGIFHNIFKPSHSKMMARELDIPMMILAQ
- a CDS encoding sensor histidine kinase; this encodes MALHSMEKNSNELFKIAFNSASEGLVVVDKFSRILLVNNRLLELFGYTEEEILGETIERLVPMQKRKKHVAYRNEYLDHPHSRPMGKAGMLLEGEKKDGRIFPVEVSLNYFQMDGEQYVMGLVSDITKRVAMENELKNAQDNLEKLNVELESLVVKRTKDLEESQSLYKSIANNFPDGVISVVDQDLYCIYTDGAELEQLGLKQSDLIGQHFLNRFSEEARTILSDTFDEARNGDSQICEIEQKDRHYEVHIVGISISGRRRKRYLIVEINVTKQKTIEKEQAKALEKEKELGEMKSRFVSMASHEFRTPLSAILSSASLIEKYELTDQQANRKKHIDRIKSSVANLTDILNDFLSFEKLNANKVEVQLEEVNLCDLINYAVEELDSTKKAGQRIEYAGNVPDCTFWSDPKILRNILLNLLSNGLKYSGENSQVNVELNDQTDRLLLTVSDNGIGIPEKDQSNMFDRFHRAENVANIQGTGLGLNIVKKYVELLDGEITFESELGKGTSFYISLPKKNNEQK
- a CDS encoding response regulator; protein product: MSKILIIEDNNEIRENTAELLMLAGYEVDTAENGKVGVKKAIECEPDLIVCDIMMPELDGYGVKQLLADNVKLKDVPFIFLTAKADKSDFRKGMGLGADDYLTKPFEEIDLMNSIKIRLEKASKQIKSGAESLDSKSIQEFVDQVIQDKKKVKFEKRDIVYRESDYASFSYYIVSGKVKTFRINEDGKELIFDIFKENDVIGMWDILKGGEYSESVSCLEDTELIKIHKDDVHKYIKGQVVDAGSLIQIFADELKEREDRLISMAYDSVRMRVATALCVLEDVYKKSDNSAVFKVQREDLAAMVGTSAESVIRTLSDFKKEGLISIKKNEIFIQDSAGLRNLRF
- a CDS encoding NAD(P)/FAD-dependent oxidoreductase gives rise to the protein MHSFWEYREWFEDADFTVIGSGIVGLQCAIELRKKHPNSRIIVLERGYLPSGASSKNAGFACFGSPSEILDDLKTNSTEEVAELVELRVKGLEILKKTCGEASMDFQRLGSHEVFTTTEDLLFEQCAGQLDELNHLLHPIFHENVFEIADHKIRDFGFSNVNHLISNQFEGQIDTGKMIQRLISIVRSSNIEIINGAEVTGLKDDNHGVAVELNGNYQFKTSKVLIANNGFAATLLPELDVKPARAQVLITSPVKNLKVKGTFHLLEGYYYFRNVGNRVLFGGGRNLDYEGETTTSLETSELIQSDLEHKLRQIILPKDDFTISHQWAGIMGVGKTKKPIVKSVSSNVLCGVRLGGMGVAIGSIIGKEMAALT